The bacterium BMS3Abin14 nucleotide sequence ACCGAACCCGGCAGTTTCACATGCGCCGGTTATAGACAATGTCCGGTTTGAAGGATCGGAAGATTCGTCAACCATCGCGATCTCGGTCAGCGATCCCGACGGCGACCTTTCTCATCAGGTCCTGGCGCTCAACAGGGCCACCGGAAGAGCCTTCCGCATGAAACCACCAAGCTTCGTCTTCCCGTGGACGAAAAACTATCCCGATGGCGTTTATACCCTGAGCCTCAAGAGCGCAGGTGCGGCAGCTTATCGTGTCATCAATCCCAGGGACTGGTTCTTCGTGGCAGCCGACAACCGCTGCTATAATTCCCCTGTCATGAAATACCCTTTCGATGCGGAAAGTTTCATCGAAGCCCATGGCGTTACCGCTTTGCCCCCCGGGCCTGGTGAAACCGGCGGGGTAACAGGACAGGGGGTATTCCGCGACAACTGCCGTGTCTGTCACTATCCGGATTCGACCAGAACCAAGGTCGGGCCCGGGCTCAAGGGACTGTTCAACCTGAAAACATCCCCGGTTCGGGGATTTCAGATGAACAAGGCCAATGTGATAACTCAGATCAAACACGGCGGCACCGTCATGCCCCCTTACGCCCACCTGACGGATTCGGAACTCAGGGCGCTCATCGAGTACCTGAAAACCCTGTAGTCCCTCTGCACATCCAGTGTCGTCCTTACCATCCAATATCATTGCCAATTCTTTCGGGTTCAGGGAGGTCGAATTTTTCGAGATCGAGCTCGCAACGCAAAGGGAGGTCCCCGAGGTCAACTTCTGATGAAACGCCCGCTTAATCCCCTCATATTGTTTCGGCTCCTCCCTGACCTCGGCAATCTCCTCGTCTTCCACAGCTCCGGGATCATCCTCCGGGTTTTCGGGAGGCGGGTCATCCGTGGGCGGGGCGGAGGGGGAGGCGGAGGCTGGTAACTACCAAGAGCTAACGACCGCAAGTTAACGAAGTTTCGCTAAGTTGAGAACCATGACCTTGGGGTTAGATCTACTTTGCGCAACTTTGCGTACCTTGCGGTGAATCAGCGTTGAGTCGGCCTAAACGTATGTCAGGAGAGTTGGCCGTTTTTCAGGGTCAGGGTCTTTTCCACGGCCCGGCTGAGGAACCGGGGGTCGTGGGAGACTACAATGCGGGTGGGAACGTGCCGGTCCAAGACATCCAGCAGGTGTTCGGCAGCATCCTCGGCAAGCCCTGTTGCAGGCTCATCGAGGATCAGGATCTCGGGCTCCATGGCGAGGGCCGTTGCCAGGGCCACCAGCCGTTTTTCCCCTCCCGAAAGCTGGTAGGTCACCCTCTTTTCCAGGTGTTCGATGTCCAGCATGGAAAGGACGCGGTGTGTGACATCGTGGGCCTCCGATGCCGACTTACCCAGGTTCCTTGGCCCGAAGGCCACATCCTCTGCTACGGTGGGGCAAAAGAGCTGATCGTCTGCGTCCTGGAATACGAACCCCATGCGTCGTCGTGAGTCCCGGAAATCATCCTCCCGTCTCCGCTCTTTTCCAAAAAGCTCCACCGAACCCGAGGTGGGGAGAAGCAGCCCCATAAGGATGTGGAGCAGGGTCGTCTTCCCCGATCCATTGGCTCCCATAATGCCGATCCGATCGCCCCTGCCGCATGACAACTCCAGCCCTCCCAGGACTTCGGTCCCATTGGGATAGGTAAAACCGATATTCGACAGGTGGATCACAACATTACCCCTGGGACCTGGAGGCCGATCTCAACGCCGATGCCAAGTGCCATCAGGCCAAGAGCTACCCAATCCGACCGCCGCATTCGGAAGTGATTCAGGGTCCAGAAGGTCCCCGAGAATCCCCTGAGAATCATGGCATGGTAGATCCGCTCTGAACGGTCGAAACTCCGGACGAACAGCATTCCCATAAGATAGGCATACGATCGGTAGGTGTGAAGGTTCGTGCCTGAATGAAAACAGCGGACGCGCATGCCAGCCCGCAGGCGCAGGTATTCCCTGTGGATAACCGACAGGTACCGGTAGGTAAAGAAGAAGAGCTGAACCAGCTTTGAAGGCATCCGCAGGTGGACCATCCCGTGGACCAGGTCGAACACAGTACTTGTGCCAAGGAGAGCGATGGTCGCTGCTGCGATGGCGTTGGCTTTCAGGGTAATGGAGACAGCCAGGAGAAGGCCAGCGCGATGGACCGTAAGCCATCCCCATTGGGCCATGACTTCGCCCGGGGTTGTAAATGGCAAAAACAACCACAGGAACAGGACAAATCCGTTTACCACCGACAGCCGGATGACCACCTGCCGGATTTCCAGCCGGGCAGCGGCCAGGGCCCCCATCGACAGAGTGAAGGCGAACACCAGAGCCCACATTCCGCTGGAAACGGCGGTTACCACCGCAAAGGCGGTGACCCCGGCTATCTTCACCCTGGGGTCCATACGGTGCCAGACACTGCGCCCAACGGCGAATTCCTCCAGGTGCATTCAGATTTCCTCTTCCTGATATCCGGTATGTCGCAGCTGCTTATGACCTTTTCCTGCTCAGACCCCAGAGGAATGCCCCTGCCAGCCCGATGATATATCCCAGTCCTCCCAGGACTTTTGAGAGGCTCGGTTTCTCCATGGCCCGTTCGATTTTAAGGATTGATTCATTCATGGAGCCGAGCCTCCTGTCCAGGGCACGTTCAACGGCCCTGTTCAGTGAGGTATCCCGCGACCCGTCTGGTGCGCTATAAAGACTCCCACTCTTCACGCCGGGTGGATTATTGCCCTGTTGGGACATTGATCCGGCTTCGCTGCTCACGGTATCAGCGGCAGACAGTAGTATCTCGTTTCGGTGCCCCATGCTCGCCTCCAGGACGATCCTGAGGTTCTCCGGATGCTCAACCGGAAAAACAAAGACGCCTTCATCATCGGTCCGCCCCTCGGCCACTACTTTCCCTTTGCCGTCGTAGGCTGTGACCTGGGAATCACGGGCCGGCGTCCCGTCCACAAAGTAGCTTTCCGTGTGGATCTTGCCGCCTTCCTCGTAGGCATAGATGTTCACCTTATGGGCCGATACCGGCACAACAGTGAGGAGTAAAAAGGCCACACAGAGCACGGCCCTCGCCCAACGGTTCATCTTATTTCTCCCTCCCCGATCGCTTTGATGACGTCGAGTATTTAGTTTGAAGTTGCAGGCTGACAGCCCGCAACTTCAAACTCCCAAACTCCCAAACTCTCAAACTCTCTTAATTCCCAGGATCTCAGGTTTGACCCTTCTGAGAAAAGTTACGCAGAATCCCGTGATTATCCCTTCGATCACCATAACTGGGATATGGGCCGCGACAGCCACCATAGCCGCCTTGTAAAAGTTTTCCCCGGTAAGGGCGAGCGAAAGTCCGAGGAGACCGGCTCCGACAGCTACCGAAACGAACCCGGCACCAAAACCAGCCGACCATGCGGCAAGCATTGATCCCCTACGCACGAACCTCCCAAAAACATAGTATGAGAGAACCGCGGGAAGGGCCATTACAACAGTATTCACCCCCAATACCGTGAGGCCGCCGAACTGGAAAAGAAGGGCCTGGAGGGTCAGAGCAACGAAGATGGCCGGAAACGCGGCCCATCCCAGGATCAGCCCGTTAATGCCGTTTAACACCAGATGAACGCTAACCGGCCCGGCCGGTACATGGATGAGGGACGCTACGAAAAAAGTTGAGGAAAGGACCGCAACCTGCGGTATCTTCTCCGCCTTGAGCCCCCGCATGCCCATTGCCAGGCCGGCCACGGCCAGTACTGCGCCGCCCGAAAGCACCTGTGGGGACAGTACTCCTTCACTTATGTGCATAGCTTTTTGTCCTGCTTCCTGGTTTCAGGTTTCAGATTGCGGGGACGCGATCGGAACATGGATAACGGATGGTCTTGTCATCGCGAGCAGATCCCATACAACGCGATCCCGTCAAGATTTATGAGATTGCCGCGCTTTTTTCAGTCGCTCGCAATGACATCTTTTGGTTCTCCGCAACTATCCTACCCCCTCGCCCATTAACCCACCGGGTCATTTCATGTCCCTCGTCCGGACCCAGATGACCGCACCTATCTCCACGGGGACCTTCTTCCCGTCCCTCTCCATCATTTTATCTCTCTCCGAGATGGCGGCAAAGCCCCACCACCCCGCACGTGGAATCCCGTAGCAAAAAACCCCGTTGGAATCCGCCTTGACCACCTGGGTGAGGTAAGGATCGGCCGGAGGCTTAACATTATCCGTGTTCAGATATTCAACCTCCACCTTGGCGTAAGGCGCCGGTCTGCCGTTTATCTTTACGATCCCGCGAAAGACGTTCCCGGTCCACAGGCCATAGGGGCGACTCAGGGGAACGATCTCCGTCTTCATGCCAACCTCGGCGTCCCATCCCCTTTCCAGTCCGAACGCGTTTACAACGACCTTCGTGTAGTGAATGATGTACCGTCCCTCGGCCGGTTCCCAGTACGGCTCCGGCTCGACGAAGAAAACATAGTCGCCTGGACGTTTGATCTCGTAATTGGCGGTCCATGTGGAAAATTCGCCCACCTTTTTCTCGCGAAGGGCCCCGGTCAAGTCGATCTTCTTGTCGCGGAAAAGCACCCCGAAACGGGAAGGCTTTTCCATCTGCATATAGCTATTATCCATTGGATGGATGAACATGGCATGCAGAGTAACTATTCTTCCTTCACCCTGGGAAACGATATCGTCACTCGGGATCAGCGCTCCGAAATGGGCATGAGCAATCCGGGCCTGAGTCGCCAGCGCCGCTGCCACAAAAATGATCAACATCCATCTTTTCATATATCCCCCTCCCAAAGAAAATACGTGTCATGTAATCATATAATCGTGCTACGATATACCCGACCTAATACAAATTATTGTTACGCACTGTCAAGACAATTATTTTTCCCGGAGCTTGACAAAAGGATTGCCGAGGAATATTTTTTCTCCGGAACATTTCGAGGGGCCTTCACTACAGCTGAATCCAAACAGGTTTACGGAGCCTGCACCGTTCCGTTTCCGGAGGGGAATATTCAGACAGGAGGTGGTGTTCATTATGGAATCGCGGATTGAGGTCCGTAGCCTGCATAAATCGTTCGGGGCCATAACCGCTGTAAACGACATCAGTTGCGAGGTGAGGACAGGGGATGTCCTCGGCTTCCTCGGCCCCAACGGCGCCGGAAAGACAACCGCTATGAGGATGATAACCGGATACCTGACACCTGACAAGGGGTCGGTGTCCGTATGCGGTATTGACGTGCTCAAGCACCCCGTGGCGGCAAAGGAGAAACTCGGCTATCTCCCGGAGGGGGCCCCCCTTTACCCGGAGATGACCCCGGCTTCATTTCTGGGTTTCGTCGCGCGGATACGGGGCATCGAAGGAAGTGAAAGGACAATTCGCCTCTCCGAGATCGCCGAACTCGTTCATCTCAAAGAGGTCTGGAAGCAACCCATTGAGACGCTGTCAAAAGGATTCAAAAGAAGACTGGGGCTTGCCCAGGCCATACTCCACGACCCGCCTGTCCTGGTTCTGGATGAGCCCACCGACGGCCTGGACCCTAACCAGAAACGGGAGGTGCGAGACCTCGTCAAAACCATGGCGAAAGACAAGGCTATCATTATCTCAACACACATCCTGGAGGAGGTCCGGGACGTGTGTAACCGTGCCATTATCATAACCCGGGGAAAGATCGTGGCCAACGGAACCCCGATGGAACTGGAGGCAATGTCGTCCTACCACAACGCCGTTTCCATCCTCCTGTCCGCGAAACAGGAGGAGTCTCTAACCACCGCACTCAATGACCTCCCGGATGTCGCAAGGGTATTATCCGAAACCGTGAACAGCGACACGGTCCTTTGCACCGCCTTTCCCCAAAACGGGCGACCCATCCTGGCGAAGATCGCGGACCTCCTGAACTCGGGACCATGGCACATCCTGGAATTGCGGCAGGAATCCGGCAGGCTGGACGAGGTTTTCCACAATCTGACCGTCCCGGCGAAAGATCCCAACGAAGGGGGGCGGGCATGAAACGCATGACATCTATCTACCGGCGTGAAATGACATCGTACTTTTCCACCCCGCTGGCGTACGTATTCATAGTCATATTCCTGGTCCTCACGGGAACATTTACGTTCTACCTGGGCGGATTCTTCCCCAGGGGGCAGGCCGACCTCCAGCCATTCTTCACCTGGCACCCATGGCTATACCTTTTTCTCGCTCCGGCCCTTGGAATGCGGTTGTGGGCCGAGGAGCGAAAAACCGGCACCATTGAACTTATCCTGACCCTGCCTGTTTCCACGATGGAGGTGGTCCTTGGCAAGTTTCTGGCCGCATGGACCATGATCGCCATATCCCTGAGCCTTACCTTTCCCATCTGGATTACCGTAAACGTCCTCGGTCAGCCCGACAACGGGGTGATCGTGGCAGGATATTCAGGGAGTCTTCTGATGGCCGGGGCATATCTCTCCATCAGCGCGTTCTTTTCCGCATTGACCCGCAGCCAGGTTATTGCTTTCGTTATCTCTGTCGCGGGGTGTTTCGTTTTTCTGCTTTTCGGGTTTCCCATCGTCCTGGACTTCTTCCGCCCATGGCTTCCCTCGGCGGTGGTTGAGATGCTCGGATCCTTCGGTTTCCTCCAGCACTTCAACACCATAATCGAGGGGGTCCTCGATTTCAGGGACATCGTTTATTTTCTCACCTTTACTGTCCTGTGGCTTCTGGCCGGCGTCTGGGCCGTCAATCGCTGCAGGGACTAAAAAGGAGGTCCGACAGATGAAAAACGGAAAATTATTGACGACAGGCGGCCTCCTCGCGGCAGTAGCCATCTTCATTTTGATCAACACGGTCGGCAGGCCACTTTTGCGATCCATACGGCTCGATCTTACTCAAAATAAGGTTCACACACTGTCAAAGGGAACCGTCCACATCCTTGAATCACTGAAAACTCCTGAAAAAATACAACTCTACTGGTCGGCAACGGCTGCAAAGGACATGACCAGCCTCAAGCTCTTCGCACAGCGGGTTATAGATCTTCTGGATGAATACTCATCGGTTGCGGGGGGGAAACTGACTTTTGAGGTCATCGATCCCGAACCATTCTCAGAGGCGGAGGACAACGCGGTCCGCTATGGAGTACAGGGAGTTCCCACCGGGAGCAGCGGCGACACTCTCTACTTCGGCATCGTTGGGATCGGAAAAGACGGCAAGCGCCAGGTCATCCCCTTTCTGCAACCCGACCGCGAGAGCTTCCTGGAGTTCGACCTGAGCCAGATGGTCTACTCCCTCGATCATCCGGAAAAAACCAAAGTGGGTCTGCTGAGCGCCCTTCCGCTTATCGGTGGTCCGTCGCCTCGCAACCCGTTCAGCATGGAGCCTCCCTGGACCATCGTGGGTCAGCTGCGCCGTCAGTACGACCTGAAGATTTTGTCCAAAAACGAGCAGAATATCCCCGATGATATCAGGGTTTTGATGGTCGTCTATCCTCAAGGTCTTGGCAAACGGTCTCTTTATGCAATTGATCAGTTTGTTCTACGCGGGGGGCACGCTCTTGTCTTCGTGGATCCCATGAGCGAGTTCATGGCGGGACAGGGTCCAGCAGAAGGATCAACCGCCGGGTATGGGCCTGACAACCTGCTCCACTCTTGGGGGGTAAGGCTTGAACCGGGCAAGGTGGTTGGAGACATGGCCGCGGCGCAACGGGTAAGCTACAAGGGCCGGTTTCGAACCGAGGTCGTCGATTATCTTCCATGGCTCGCCGTCAGGGGCAACATGCTGAACAGGGACGAGGTGGTCACCGGTCAGATTGACCAGATCAACCTGGCCAGTGCAGGGTCTCTGACACCTGTAAAGGGTGCCAGGACAGATTTCGTACCCCTCATGCAATCCACATCACAGGCGATGCTGCTTGACCGCAAACAGCTTGCCTTCCCCCCGGACCCGAAAAAGCTTATCGCCGATTTCAAACCGGCAGGCAAACCCTTTACACTGGCTGTACGTATCAGCGGGCCTGCTGATACTGCATTTCCTGACGGGCCTCCCCCGCCGGAGAAAACGGATAAACCGGCAAATAAGGGACAAAAAAAAGCGAAACAGGAAGAACAGATCATGATCTCCAAAGGTCCGATCAACGTTGTTGTGGTTGCGGATACGGACATGCTTCAGGACAGGTTCTGGGTTACTGTACAGAACTTCTTTGGAAGGCGCATACTCATCCCCAACGCAGGCAACGCCGATCTGGCCATTAATGCCATCGACCAGCTTGGCGGCAGCTCGGACCTCATCGGTATCCGGGGACGCGGGACATCTTCCCGACCGTTTACCCTGGTGAAAAAGATCCAGCAGGAGGCAGAGCGCAAGTATCGGACCAAAGAGCAGGAACTGACCGCAAAACTGGATGGAACCGAGAAGAAATTAAACGAGCTTCAGGGAAAGCGCAAGGATATCGAATCTGCCAAACTGACGCCTGAGCAGGAAAAGGAGGTTGCAAAATTCCGGGAGGAAAAGGTCAGCATCCGGAAGGACCTCAGGGTGGTTCAATACCAGCTCAGGAGAAACATCGAGAGGCTGGAAACACTGCTGAAATTCATCAACATCGTTTTAATCCCCATCCTCATCGCGCTTGGTTCCATTATTGTGTGGTTCGTACGGCGAAAAAGGGACATGGGATTTCCGGCCTGACGGGCTTGGGAGGTTCTGCCGTCTGATGCCCCTAAGGTGTACAGCGAAATTGTAGTTCAAAATAGCATACAATCTGGGATATCAATGCCAAACAGCAACCAGCCCTTGACAAGCAGCAAAAATACCGGTGAAGTGCGGCCCAAGGAGGGGTACGCATATGAAAAGGAAAACACTTCTGCTGGTGGACGACGCCGAACTGTTTCTGGTTATGGAAAAATCTTTTCTTTCCAGAAAGGAACTCGACCTGCATTCGGCGACGTCCGGGATAGAAGCCCTTGAAATTGCCCATACGGCCAAGCCGGATCTGATACTTCTTGACCTTCACATGCCCGGCATGGATGGCGACGAGGTGTGTACAAAACTTAAGGCCGACCCCGACACTGAACATATCCCGGTTATCATCGTAACATCCGAGAGGAATCCTGAAACTCTGAAGAGGTGCATCAACGCCGGGTGTGACAGGATCATCTACAAACCATTTACCAGACAATCTCTCATTGGCGCCGTTCAGGAAGTTCTGGTTCTGATTCAGCGACGCTACCCGCGTACGGAGGTCAGCCTGGGATGCACTGTGGGGGTCGGAAGCCTTAAACTTGAGACCACCATGCACGTCCTGTCGAAAGGCGGGGCTTTTATCGAGATGGGCATCCCACCGGACTCCGGTTCCGAAATAGAGGTGTCCTTCGCCCTTCCCGAATCAAATTATACTATCTCAACCTCGGCCATGGTCCGATGGGCCGCCAGCGTCCGAAGGGGCGGCCCGTTGGGAATGGGTGTCGAATTCCTGACCATAGAGGAAGCCGAACGCGAACTTATCCAGGCATACATTGATGAGGAGATGAAAAAACAGCGGCGGAAAGCCGCCGGCATCGCGGAGGAGTGAAAGGCATGGGGTCAGACCCCATGCGACCCGACAAGAGATTCGGATCTGTCAGTGGATGAAGTAGGCTATGGCCATGAGAAAGTCTATCCCCAGGACCAGACCCACGTTGGCCCCCTGTGCCGCGATCATCTTCTCGAAATCGTCATGGTTCCTCAGTGTGGTGACAGCGGCTTTAAAAGCGAGGGGGAGGGTCAGGAGGGTGATGAGCATCGAAACCGGAAAAACGCCCGATATGACACCCCATACGATGAACCCGTAGCAGACGCATAGAGAAGCCGTGTAGACCCGCGCCGAGACCGACTTCCCCAGGACGATAAGAAGGTGACGCCGCCCTCCTGAACTGTCCGCTTGCAGATCCGGGAATTCATTCAGGAAGAGCAGCAGGAACGTTAGGATGCCCGGCGGCACGGAGGCCAGCAGCACCGTGGTGTTCAGCTCCCCGGTCATGGCGATGAAAGTTCCGACGACTACCATGCTCCCGAGGCACACGCCCGCGAACAGCTCTCCCAGGGCGATCTTGGCCAGGCGGCTTGTGTAGAACACCGTCGTCACCCCCCCCACCAGGATGAATCCCAAGAGGACCCAGCCTGACCGCCACGCCAGGTACACCCCGATGATCCCAGCCAAAACCAGGGTGCCCCACGCGGCGATCCTGACACCCAATTCCGAGGTGAGGCCCGCCTGCAGGTTCCCGCTCCCTCCTGAGAACGGTGTTCTCCTGGTCAAGGAGTCGATGTTGGTCCGGAAATCTGAAAGTTCATTGAAAAGATTGACGGAAGCGTGAGCCAGGACCGTACCTGCCAGGCACAGAAAAAAGAGCAAAAAGCTGAACCGTCCGTATTCGTGGGCCAAGGCGCCCCCGATAAGAACGAGAAAAATGGCCAGAAGAAGGAACGGCGCTCGTACCTGGGCAGCCCAGACAGTGATTTTTTTCTTCATCTTCTCCCTTCAGCTCTAAAACGCGAACGAAATATTACCACATCGTCACTTCGTTTTGCATATCTTCGAAGTAACGTCCGGGCGTGACGAAGGTGGACCCGTCACGGCGGTGGGCTATTCTCACGACAATAACAAGAGCCACTTCGTCATTGATTCGGTAGAGAATGCGATATTTTCCCTGGCGAGCCGCGAGCAAATAGACGCATAAAGCAACCCATATTTGACTCTTGACGGCATTGGGGGAGGTCCCGAGGAACGCATTTATTCGTAAATGTTGTTTGATCCATTTGAAGAACAGCTCCACTTGCCAGCGCTGCTTGTAGATCGCAGCGACCGTAAGTGCCTCAATTTTTTAGGGGAAATTGAGTGGAGGTCGGCAATCACGATCGGTGCCGATTTTCATTCTATTTCCCCCCCTCAGGATAGAGGCGGGGAAAATAGAATCCGACAGCCTTGATTGGAAACGCCGCCCTGAGCGGTCCCTTGTCGGAATCAGATTGCAACAGGTTCTTATCGAGGAGCTGTTTCACAACCCGCCGCCCCGTCCGCTCGGCTTTGCCTGTGAGCAGGGCCGCTTCGCCGCGGGAAACCCGGCCACGAAGAAACACTTGCTGTAAAACCTTCCCGGACCCCCTGGGCAATTCATCCATCAGGACCTGTTGCTGCGCGTAAGCCCCTATCCTTTTCTGCATCCCATCGAGATCCAGCAGGTTCCGCATAAAATCCACCTGATCCAGCATTGTTTCGAGGAAGAACCTGCAGAAAAGGACAAGGCCCTGTTCCGAGAGATTTCCCCTGCCATCCAGATCTCCACGGCGGTGCTCGTCCGCTTCCGCCAGGGCGGTGAGATACTCGTTCCGGCGGCGGGCAAGACCCCTTGAAACAGCCCACATCCCATGCCCATCCAAACCAGCCTTGATGAGGTAGGCGTGGGTGAAGATCCTGGCAACCCTCCCGTTCCCGTCCAGAAAGGGATGGATCCAGGCCAGCCTGTGGTGAGAGGCCGCAGCTGCTATTACCTTGTTTACGCTGTCCAGACCGGCAGGATTGTAGGCTTCTGAGAAACGGGCAAGAAAGAGCGTCAACGAGGAAGCTGCGGGAGCCAGGTGCCTTCCCACCTCCACCCCATCATCTCGTAGTTTGCCGGGCCTGACGATGCGTGTTGCCCCATCGGGCGCTTTGACCTCTTTAAATTCTTCCGGCAAATGGTCGTAGAACTGTCTGTGAATCAGGCAGAGAAATTCCCTCGAACAGATGTCAGTCTCAGGTTCCATCTCGAGGAGCTGTTCAGTAAACTTCTGGACCTCGATGTGCGCAATGCTCTCCATCTGAAGCGCGCGCTTTGCAGGATCTCCTGAATAATCTTTTGCCAGGGCTTTTTCTATATCCACCGGGTGAGTGTCATGACCTTCGATAAGATTTGAGTAGAAGCTGTTCATGGCGCGCACCAGCTCCCCTATACCTTTGGCGGTTTCGCGATGAACAGAAGATCCCAGCGCTGCTGAACGACGGACCACATCGAGTGCAAGGTCTCGCAGTTCTCCGCTCGAATCCGGCGGGAGCATGGGCTCCATCTGGGAGGGGATGGTGTAAAGGACTCCATTTTGGGTCATTTTCGTTATCCTCGAATTTCCGGCTGAACGGGAGAAGACATATCATACACGAGAATATGTGTCAATAATTGGCCGATGTATTTGCCGATCTATTAAGCACACATTGAAGGAAATCTCTTGTTATTTCAGATAAATAAAGGCTGGAAAGATCTTATAGCTTAAATATACCCGGTTTTTTGGCCGATATATTGGCCGATCTTATGCGGGAGGGGCTGAAGGGGGAGGGTTCCGATTCGAGGGGGATGGTCAGTTCCAACAGTGTACAGGTACACCGGTGCACTAGTGCACTTAAAAACCGCCTCCTGTGACATCCTGAGAAGACTGGAAACCTGAGAGTCTGGACCCTGACCTTACGTTATTCTCATTTGTCTGATGGTCATCGGAAAAAGGCTGTGGAGTTACTGGTTAGGGAGGCCAATTATGAAAGCGGAACTTTATAAAAGTCCTTTTTTTTGTAAGGTGAAGATTGTATTCTTCTGCTGTCATAGGACACTCAAGCAAATCTCTTGCTTCTTGCACGCGGTCTAGCCTGAGTTGCTTGCGAATCTGCGTAAGAAGATCACCTGAAATATCTCTCATCTTTCGCGTGTGAGAGATTTTTGTAAATATATCCGTCAGTTTGCCATTATGTCGATGCCTAAAAAATATGTGATGACCTTGAGGGTCTCTCTCGAAACCTTTTTTTTGAAGGCTCGCTTCCATATCTTTTCTATCTACGGGCATGATGACTATTCGAGTTTGAATGAACCAAGAAACACTTCTTTTAATCGAACAGCTTCCCCAAGTAGTTGCTCTACTGGAGTATCTTGGTAATGTTCAAACTGGCACACGACTTGAACACTAAAATCACTAATTGCGTCTTGGTCGGTATCACCAGCGGCAAAAATACTTAATGCTTCATTTTCCGCAAAATATAGTCGTTCACCTCGCCTTACTTCGACTTCAATGGGTTGGCTTGAGGTTACAGTTGTTACGGGTGCGTCATTATCCTTTTTGGCAACAAACTTCCAGAGAGGATAACGAACAATTGCAGTATGCCGCCATGCGGCTGCAGGGGAATCTGAAAAAGCGCCTAATGCTCCCTCCACTGTAGAAGTAACAACTCTCCGCCAACCAGAAAGCGGTGGATCATAATCTTGTGCACGCTCTTCTTGAAAGGCAAGCGCACTTTTCATAATGTATCTCCTCTGAGATATTGTCTGTAGTTGTCTGTAATGAGTTCTTCAAAAAGCTTTCGAGTATAACCATGCCCCTCATCTATATACTCTTCAACAGAGTTAAAATTTAGATTATCCTCTTTAGCATAATCAAAATCTAAAAGAAATGCCTCACCACTTCCATCAGCGCGCTCAAGCGTTTCTAGCGTGGTTGTAATCTTGCCCCCATCAGTTTCGGAAACGAAATTTAACTTGAGTATCAGTAGTGTCCGGTTAATAGTTGAACAAATTCAACTGGTTACGGTCAGGCAGGTCTGGGGTTTGCTTGAGCGCGGCTGTAACTAGTGAATAAATAGGCTTTTTCTCAAACAAATTGACCTCCAGAATCTGTAGAAAAGTGTAGAGCGTACATGGGACTTCGAGCTGTTTCTTGGTAATAGCCACGAGCAAATAGACGCATAAAGCAACCCATATTTGACTCTTGACGGCATTGGGTGAGGTCCCGAGGAACGCTTTTATTCGTAAATGTTGTTTGATCCATTTGAAGAACAGCTCCACTTGCCAGCGCTGTTTGTAGATCGCGGCGACCGTTGGTGCCGCAATCTTAAAATTGTTAGTGAGAAATACCAATCGTTTGTTTCGGTCTTTATCAACGTAGCTGACCCGGCGCAAAGGCTCTGGGTAGCCCTTCTTAGATTTTTGGGTGACCAGTGTAACAATCTGGTCGGCTCGAAT carries:
- a CDS encoding cytochrome c; translated protein: MKPPSFVFPWTKNYPDGVYTLSLKSAGAAAYRVINPRDWFFVAADNRCYNSPVMKYPFDAESFIEAHGVTALPPGPGETGGVTGQGVFRDNCRVCHYPDSTRTKVGPGLKGLFNLKTSPVRGFQMNKANVITQIKHGGTVMPPYAHLTDSELRALIEYLKTL
- the cbiO gene encoding cobalt import ATP-binding protein CbiO, whose product is MIHLSNIGFTYPNGTEVLGGLELSCGRGDRIGIMGANGSGKTTLLHILMGLLLPTSGSVELFGKERRREDDFRDSRRRMGFVFQDADDQLFCPTVAEDVAFGPRNLGKSASEAHDVTHRVLSMLDIEHLEKRVTYQLSGGEKRLVALATALAMEPEILILDEPATGLAEDAAEHLLDVLDRHVPTRIVVSHDPRFLSRAVEKTLTLKNGQLS
- the nikQ gene encoding nickel transport protein NikQ; this translates as MHLEEFAVGRSVWHRMDPRVKIAGVTAFAVVTAVSSGMWALVFAFTLSMGALAAARLEIRQVVIRLSVVNGFVLFLWLFLPFTTPGEVMAQWGWLTVHRAGLLLAVSITLKANAIAAATIALLGTSTVFDLVHGMVHLRMPSKLVQLFFFTYRYLSVIHREYLRLRAGMRVRCFHSGTNLHTYRSYAYLMGMLFVRSFDRSERIYHAMILRGFSGTFWTLNHFRMRRSDWVALGLMALGIGVEIGLQVPGVML
- the nikMN gene encoding fused nickel transport protein NikMN, yielding MHISEGVLSPQVLSGGAVLAVAGLAMGMRGLKAEKIPQVAVLSSTFFVASLIHVPAGPVSVHLVLNGINGLILGWAAFPAIFVALTLQALLFQFGGLTVLGVNTVVMALPAVLSYYVFGRFVRRGSMLAAWSAGFGAGFVSVAVGAGLLGLSLALTGENFYKAAMVAVAAHIPVMVIEGIITGFCVTFLRRVKPEILGIKRV
- a CDS encoding nickel uptake substrate-specific transmembrane region, yielding MKRWMLIIFVAAALATQARIAHAHFGALIPSDDIVSQGEGRIVTLHAMFIHPMDNSYMQMEKPSRFGVLFRDKKIDLTGALREKKVGEFSTWTANYEIKRPGDYVFFVEPEPYWEPAEGRYIIHYTKVVVNAFGLERGWDAEVGMKTEIVPLSRPYGLWTGNVFRGIVKINGRPAPYAKVEVEYLNTDNVKPPADPYLTQVVKADSNGVFCYGIPRAGWWGFAAISERDKMMERDGKKVPVEIGAVIWVRTRDMK
- the ybhF_2 gene encoding putative ABC transporter ATP-binding protein YbhF; this translates as MESRIEVRSLHKSFGAITAVNDISCEVRTGDVLGFLGPNGAGKTTAMRMITGYLTPDKGSVSVCGIDVLKHPVAAKEKLGYLPEGAPLYPEMTPASFLGFVARIRGIEGSERTIRLSEIAELVHLKEVWKQPIETLSKGFKRRLGLAQAILHDPPVLVLDEPTDGLDPNQKREVRDLVKTMAKDKAIIISTHILEEVRDVCNRAIIITRGKIVANGTPMELEAMSSYHNAVSILLSAKQEESLTTALNDLPDVARVLSETVNSDTVLCTAFPQNGRPILAKIADLLNSGPWHILELRQESGRLDEVFHNLTVPAKDPNEGGRA
- a CDS encoding ABC-2 family transporter protein; its protein translation is MKRMTSIYRREMTSYFSTPLAYVFIVIFLVLTGTFTFYLGGFFPRGQADLQPFFTWHPWLYLFLAPALGMRLWAEERKTGTIELILTLPVSTMEVVLGKFLAAWTMIAISLSLTFPIWITVNVLGQPDNGVIVAGYSGSLLMAGAYLSISAFFSALTRSQVIAFVISVAGCFVFLLFGFPIVLDFFRPWLPSAVVEMLGSFGFLQHFNTIIEGVLDFRDIVYFLTFTVLWLLAGVWAVNRCRD